The following proteins come from a genomic window of Acomys russatus chromosome 17, mAcoRus1.1, whole genome shotgun sequence:
- the Prkag1 gene encoding 5'-AMP-activated protein kinase subunit gamma-1 isoform X3 gives MESVGVESAPALENEHFQETPESSNSVYTSFMKSHRCYDLIPTSSKLVVFDTSLQVKKAFFALVTNGVRAAPLWDSKKQSFVGMLTITDFINILHRYYKSALVQIYELEEHKIETWREVYLQDSFKPLVCISPNASLFDAVSSLIRNKIHRLPVIDPGSGNTLYILTHKRILKFLKLFITEFPKPEFMSKSLEELQIGTYANIAMVRTTTPVYVALGIFVQHRVSALPVVDEKGRVVDIYSKFDVINLAAEKTYNNLDVSVTKALQHRSHYFEGVLKCYLHETLETIINRLVEAEVHRLVVVDENDVVKGIVSLSDILQALVLTGGDKKP, from the exons AGACCCCAGAGTCGAGCAATAGTGTGTATACCTCCTTCATGAAGTCTCACCGCTGCTACGACCTGATTCCCACAAGCTCCAAGTTGGTGGTTTTTGATACTTCCCTGCAG GTAAAGAAAGCCTTCTTTGCCCTGGTGACGAACGGTGTTCGCGCCGCCCCCTTGTGGGACAGTAAGAAGCAGAGTTTTGTGG GCATGCTGACCATCACTGACTTCATCAACATCCTGCACCGGTACTATAAGTCGGCCCTG GTGCAGATCTATGAGCTGGAAGAGCACAAGATAGAGACTTGGAGAG agGTGTACCTACAGGACTCCTTTAAGCCACTCGTCTGCATTTCTCCAAATGCCAG CTTGTTTGATGCTGTCTCTTCACTAATTCGAAACAAGATCCACAGGCTTCCAGTGATTGACCCAGGCTCAGGCAACACCTTGTACATCCTCACCCACAAGCGCATCCTCAAGTTCCTCAAGCTGTTC ATCACCGAGTTCCCCAAGCCAGAATTCATGTCTAAGTCTCTGGAAGAGCTACAAATTGGCACCTACGCCAACATTGCTATGGTCCGCACTACCACGCCTGTCTATGTGGCTCTGGGCATCTTTGTACAGCACCGGGTCTCTGCCTTGCCTGTGGTGGATGAGAAAG ggCGTGTGGTAGACATCTACTCCAAGTTTGATGTGATC AATTTGGCAGCGGAAAAGACCTACAACAACCTAGATGTGTCTGTGACAAAAGCTCTACAGCACCGGTCTCACTACTTCGAGGGTGTCCTCAAATGCTACCTGCATGAGACTCTGGAGACCATCATCAATCGGCTGGTGGAAGCCGAG GTTCACCGTCTGGTAGTGGTGGATGAGAACGATGTTGTCAAGGGCATTGTGTCGCTGTCTGACATCCTGCAGGCTCTGGTGCTCACCGGCGGAGACAAGAAGCCCTGA
- the Prkag1 gene encoding 5'-AMP-activated protein kinase subunit gamma-1 isoform X1, giving the protein MESVGVESAPALENEHFQETPESSNSVYTSFMKSHRCYDLIPTSSKLVVFDTSLQVKKAFFALVTNGVRAAPLWDSKKQSFVGMLTITDFINILHRYYKSALVQIYELEEHKIETWREVYLQDSFKPLVCISPNASLFDAVSSLIRNKIHRLPVIDPGSGNTLYILTHKRILKFLKLFITEFPKPEFMSKSLEELQIGTYANIAMVRTTTPVYVALGIFVQHRVSALPVVDEKGRVVDIYSKFDVINLAAEKTYNNLDVSVTKALQHRSHYFEGVLKCYLHETLETIINRLVEAEVGSPGTKQPVGVARELMLALTKVTCFCSVPGSPSGSGG; this is encoded by the exons AGACCCCAGAGTCGAGCAATAGTGTGTATACCTCCTTCATGAAGTCTCACCGCTGCTACGACCTGATTCCCACAAGCTCCAAGTTGGTGGTTTTTGATACTTCCCTGCAG GTAAAGAAAGCCTTCTTTGCCCTGGTGACGAACGGTGTTCGCGCCGCCCCCTTGTGGGACAGTAAGAAGCAGAGTTTTGTGG GCATGCTGACCATCACTGACTTCATCAACATCCTGCACCGGTACTATAAGTCGGCCCTG GTGCAGATCTATGAGCTGGAAGAGCACAAGATAGAGACTTGGAGAG agGTGTACCTACAGGACTCCTTTAAGCCACTCGTCTGCATTTCTCCAAATGCCAG CTTGTTTGATGCTGTCTCTTCACTAATTCGAAACAAGATCCACAGGCTTCCAGTGATTGACCCAGGCTCAGGCAACACCTTGTACATCCTCACCCACAAGCGCATCCTCAAGTTCCTCAAGCTGTTC ATCACCGAGTTCCCCAAGCCAGAATTCATGTCTAAGTCTCTGGAAGAGCTACAAATTGGCACCTACGCCAACATTGCTATGGTCCGCACTACCACGCCTGTCTATGTGGCTCTGGGCATCTTTGTACAGCACCGGGTCTCTGCCTTGCCTGTGGTGGATGAGAAAG ggCGTGTGGTAGACATCTACTCCAAGTTTGATGTGATC AATTTGGCAGCGGAAAAGACCTACAACAACCTAGATGTGTCTGTGACAAAAGCTCTACAGCACCGGTCTCACTACTTCGAGGGTGTCCTCAAATGCTACCTGCATGAGACTCTGGAGACCATCATCAATCGGCTGGTGGAAGCCGAGGTAGGAAGCCCAGGCACAAAGCAGCCGGTGGGCGTGGCCCGAGAGCTGATGCTGGCACTAACTAAGGTTACTTGCTTTTGCTCTGTGCCAGGTTCACCGTCTGGTAGTGGTGGATGA
- the Ddn gene encoding dendrin, with translation MLDGPLFSEGPDSPRELQDEESGSCLWVQKSKLLVIEVKTISCHYSRRAPFRQSMDIQASHWARGPQNRTCRLRPGSPEPPPRRPWASRVLQEATNWRAVPPAEVRTREQEKRKAASQEREAKETERKRRKAGGARRSPLGQPRPEPRNALRAAQPTGIPVFSRPERTGQVGRAPRPSALPLSDPLVAWAGPWGGRRPGPPSYEAHLLLRGAAGTAPRRRWDRPPPYVAPPSYEGPHRTLGTKRGPELSRAPTSSAPVPVTNRTEGGRTKKRLDPRIYRDVLGAWGLRQGRGLLGGAPGCAAGRPRPEPCKGAMEKNSGLAAAGLSSGGDGLPQGKATGSPGTEAAPSGSRMSSPPRPAPRSRQHLRDSRKGKEGSEPIWLPRCWLSSPKKPPVRHSQTLPRPWAPGGTGWRESLGQREGSEHESLEVWKAIRHPHTLPRSSRGPARREGIFVIDATCVVIKSQYVPTPRTKQVHLLPSGEPCVVSDSPRQPKPCHKEGERAAGNLSSCQKRPLSCHVLNQPGEGREGEAKGGEQGESSLGDRASELPVGETNLRDAPTQPGSPERPTLGPAAPGCAGSVKGSEAAGVPRRAGGGWARTPGPYAGALREAVSRIRRHTAPDSDSDEAEELSVHSGSSDGSDTDAPGASWRNERTLPTIGNSRPKEGGKTAELRDSIREILDVVSQPEEGLFREDNKKAPQGNKERE, from the exons atgcTGGATGGCCCGTTATTCTCCGAGGGGCCCGACAGCCCCCGGGAGCTCCAGGATGAGGAGTCGGGCAGCTGCCTCTGGGTGCAGAAGTCCAAGCTGTTGGTGATTGAAGTGAAGACTATTTCCTGTCATTATAGTCGTCGCGCCCCTTTTCGACAGTCCATGGACATCCAGGCCAGCCACTGGGCCCGTGGGCCCCAGAACCGCAC GTGTAGGCTGCGCCCGGGATCCCCTGAGCCGCCACCCCGCCGACCCTGGGCCTCCAGGGTGCTGCAGGAGGCGACCAACTGGCGGGCAGTGCCCCCCGCCGAGGTCCGAACCCGGgaacaggagaaaaggaaggcgGCGTCGCAGGAGCGGGAGGCCAAGGAGACCGAGAGAAAAAGGCGCAAGGCTGGCGGGGCCCGACGGAGTCCCCTAGGTCAGCCCCGCCCAGAACCCCGGAACGCCCTTCGGGCGGCCCAACCTACAGGGATCCCAGTTTTCTCCAGACCAGAGCGCACCGGGCAGGTGGGGCGAGCGCCCCGTCCATCAGCGCTCCCGCTGAGTGACCCATTGGTGGCATGGGCGGGGCCATGGGGAGGTAGGAGGCCAGGGCCCCCTAGCTATGAGGCTCATCTGCTGCTGAGAGGCGCTGCAGGCACAGCCCCAAGACGCCGCTGGGACCGGCCGCCACCCTATGTGGCTCCACCTTCTTACGAAGGTCCCCATAGGACCCTGGGGACTAAGCGAGGCCCAGAGCTCTCCCGAGCGCCCACCTCATCAGCCCCAGTTCCAGTCACTAACAGGACAGAGGGAGGGCGCACGAAGAAGAGGCTGGATCCTCGAATCTACCGGGATGTTCTAGGGGCCTGGGGTCTCAGACAGGGACGAGGGCTTTTAGGGGGAGCTCCAGGCTGTGCAGCAGGCAGACCCAGGCCAGAGCCTTGCAAAGGGGCCATGGAGAAAAATTCAGGCCTAGCAGCAGCAGGCCTGAGCAGCGGTGGCGACGGCCTTCCCCAAGGCAAAGCTACTGGCAGTCCAGGCACCGAGGCAGCTCCGTCTGGCTCCAGGATGAGCAGCCCACCACGTCCCGCTCCCAGGTCCAGGCAGCACCTCAGGGActcaaggaaagggaaagaaggaagtgaacCGATTTGGCTTCCCAGGTGTTGGCTTTCTTCTCCTAAAAAGCCTCCAGTTAGGCATAGCCAGACTCTCCCTAGACCATGGGCTCCTGGAGGCACTGGGTGGAGAGAGTCCCTGGGTCAAAGAGAGGGCTCAGAACACGAGTCCCTGGAAGTTTGGAAGGCGATTCGTCACCCCCATACCCTGCCTCGCAGTTCCCGAGGTCCTGCTCGTAGAGAAGGTATCTTTGTCATCGACGCCACGTGCGTGGTGATAAAGTCCCAGTATGTTCCGACCCCTCGAACCAAGCAGGTGCACCTCTTGCCCTCTGGGGAGCCATGCGTTGTGAGCGACAGCCCTAGGCAACCCAAGCCCTGCCACAAGGAGGGCGAGAGGGCCGCTGGCAATCTCTCCTCTTGCCAAAAGCGACCGCTGAGCTGTCACGTCTTAAACCAGCCAGGCGAGGGTCGCGAGGGCGAAGCTAAGGGCGGAGAGCAGGGGGAGTCGTCCCTAGGGGACCGCGCCTCCGAGCTCCCTGTGGGCGAAACGAACCTGCGAGACGCCCCCACGCAGCCTGGTAGCCCAGAGCGCCCGACCTTAGGCCCAGCGGCTCCGGGATGCGCGGGCAGCGTGAAGGGCTCCGAAGCGGCTGGGGTCCCGCGGCGCGCGGGAGGGGGCTGGGCGCGGACTCCGGGGCCCTACGCCGGGGCGTTGCGGGAAGCCGTGTCTCGCATCCGCCGCCACACCGCCCCAGATTCGGACTCAGACGAAGCTGAGGAGCTCAGCGTCCATAGCGGTTCCTCTGATGGAAGTGACACAGACGCCCCAGGCGCCTCCTGGCGGAACGAGAGGACCCTGCCAACCATTGGGAACAGCCGGCCCAAGGAAGGCGGCAAGACTGCCGAGCTGAGAGACAGTATCCGGGAGATTCTAGATGTCGTGAGCCAACCCGAGGAAGGCCTCTTCCGAGAGGACAACAAGAAAGCTCCACAgggaaataaagagagagagtga
- the Prkag1 gene encoding 5'-AMP-activated protein kinase subunit gamma-1 isoform X2 encodes MKSHRCYDLIPTSSKLVVFDTSLQVKKAFFALVTNGVRAAPLWDSKKQSFVGMLTITDFINILHRYYKSALVQIYELEEHKIETWREVYLQDSFKPLVCISPNASLFDAVSSLIRNKIHRLPVIDPGSGNTLYILTHKRILKFLKLFITEFPKPEFMSKSLEELQIGTYANIAMVRTTTPVYVALGIFVQHRVSALPVVDEKGRVVDIYSKFDVINLAAEKTYNNLDVSVTKALQHRSHYFEGVLKCYLHETLETIINRLVEAEVGSPGTKQPVGVARELMLALTKVTCFCSVPGSPSGSGG; translated from the exons ATGAAGTCTCACCGCTGCTACGACCTGATTCCCACAAGCTCCAAGTTGGTGGTTTTTGATACTTCCCTGCAG GTAAAGAAAGCCTTCTTTGCCCTGGTGACGAACGGTGTTCGCGCCGCCCCCTTGTGGGACAGTAAGAAGCAGAGTTTTGTGG GCATGCTGACCATCACTGACTTCATCAACATCCTGCACCGGTACTATAAGTCGGCCCTG GTGCAGATCTATGAGCTGGAAGAGCACAAGATAGAGACTTGGAGAG agGTGTACCTACAGGACTCCTTTAAGCCACTCGTCTGCATTTCTCCAAATGCCAG CTTGTTTGATGCTGTCTCTTCACTAATTCGAAACAAGATCCACAGGCTTCCAGTGATTGACCCAGGCTCAGGCAACACCTTGTACATCCTCACCCACAAGCGCATCCTCAAGTTCCTCAAGCTGTTC ATCACCGAGTTCCCCAAGCCAGAATTCATGTCTAAGTCTCTGGAAGAGCTACAAATTGGCACCTACGCCAACATTGCTATGGTCCGCACTACCACGCCTGTCTATGTGGCTCTGGGCATCTTTGTACAGCACCGGGTCTCTGCCTTGCCTGTGGTGGATGAGAAAG ggCGTGTGGTAGACATCTACTCCAAGTTTGATGTGATC AATTTGGCAGCGGAAAAGACCTACAACAACCTAGATGTGTCTGTGACAAAAGCTCTACAGCACCGGTCTCACTACTTCGAGGGTGTCCTCAAATGCTACCTGCATGAGACTCTGGAGACCATCATCAATCGGCTGGTGGAAGCCGAGGTAGGAAGCCCAGGCACAAAGCAGCCGGTGGGCGTGGCCCGAGAGCTGATGCTGGCACTAACTAAGGTTACTTGCTTTTGCTCTGTGCCAGGTTCACCGTCTGGTAGTGGTGGATGA